Proteins encoded together in one Anaerococcus murdochii window:
- a CDS encoding lipid II:glycine glycyltransferase FemX, whose amino-acid sequence MPIVNNDQDLIRYNDFVRNSEYARPMQDTNWSKIKSNWTHGFVYLEENKQIIAAMSVIGIKNTNGKHFLYAPRGPVCDFKDTKLVEALIKEAEPLREKYDAFLLRMDPELNFDEKLVYDYRKMGYDFRSVGIDTHAFTQPRYNMIIDLSSQDEDEIFESFSSKGRYNIRKSIRAGIKTICKTDEESLDIFYELTKIMAERQGIGHRPKDYYERLIKYLDGKIFLSYFEDNPLSASLLIPYGNKVYYLYAASSNEMRNKMPNYNMIWEEIKWCLENNYDYLDLGGTFSLDTNDGLYRFKQSFCYPDKYSNFIGELDVVYDREKYEEFLITK is encoded by the coding sequence ATGCCTATAGTAAATAATGACCAAGATTTAATAAGATATAATGATTTTGTAAGAAATTCTGAATATGCCAGACCAATGCAGGATACAAATTGGTCAAAAATAAAAAGTAACTGGACCCATGGCTTTGTTTATTTAGAAGAAAACAAACAGATTATCGCAGCTATGTCTGTAATTGGGATTAAAAATACCAATGGCAAACACTTTTTATATGCACCAAGAGGACCTGTTTGTGATTTTAAAGATACCAAGCTTGTAGAAGCCCTAATCAAAGAAGCAGAGCCTTTAAGAGAAAAATATGATGCTTTTCTTTTGAGGATGGATCCAGAATTAAATTTCGATGAAAAACTCGTTTATGATTATAGAAAAATGGGTTATGATTTTAGATCTGTAGGCATAGACACTCACGCCTTTACCCAGCCAAGATATAATATGATAATTGATTTAAGCAGCCAGGATGAAGATGAAATTTTTGAATCATTTTCATCAAAAGGTAGATACAATATTAGAAAATCAATCAGAGCAGGAATTAAAACTATTTGCAAAACAGATGAAGAAAGCCTTGATATTTTTTATGAACTTACAAAAATAATGGCTGAAAGACAAGGTATAGGTCATAGACCAAAAGATTACTACGAAAGATTGATTAAATATTTAGATGGAAAAATTTTTCTTTCATATTTTGAGGATAATCCTTTATCAGCTTCACTTTTGATTCCTTATGGAAATAAGGTTTACTATCTTTATGCTGCTAGCTCTAATGAGATGAGAAATAAGATGCCTAACTATAATATGATTTGGGAAGAAATAAAATGGTGCCTTGAAAATAATTATGACTATTTAGATTTAGGTGGAACTTTTAGTCTCGATACTAATGATGGCCTATATAGGTTTAAACAATCATTCTGCTATCCAGATAAGTATTCAAACTTCATAGGCGAACTTGATGTTGTCTATGATAGGGAAAAATACGAAGAATTTTTAATAACAAAATAA
- a CDS encoding tRNA (adenine(22)-N(1))-methyltransferase yields MEDKKRLLDIINILDSNKKIIDIGTDHGLVPLYLAKNKISTDITATDISAPSLQKLVDRLDDDLRKIIKTQVTDGFKGLESSDNQVAIIAGMGANTIIEIIEESLDFAKNLDYMVLASNVNTYELRHFLNNHGFYIEKDFLSYENRKYYDILKVYYGKNQDLSFEEYYYGKTDIKNKSDLLRQKLSVDEKKNQGFLKEIKEKSQDDQAIKKITDRLKAIGKVKERCEFEN; encoded by the coding sequence ATGGAAGATAAGAAAAGATTATTAGATATTATTAATATCTTAGATTCAAATAAAAAAATTATAGATATAGGAACCGATCACGGATTGGTTCCTTTATATTTGGCTAAAAACAAGATTTCAACCGATATTACTGCAACAGATATATCTGCCCCAAGCTTACAAAAACTTGTTGACAGACTTGATGATGACCTAAGGAAAATAATTAAAACCCAGGTGACAGATGGTTTTAAGGGTCTAGAATCTAGCGACAATCAAGTTGCGATTATAGCAGGTATGGGTGCAAATACCATAATTGAAATTATTGAAGAAAGTTTAGACTTCGCGAAAAATCTTGATTACATGGTTCTTGCTTCAAATGTGAATACATACGAGTTAAGGCACTTTCTAAATAATCATGGTTTTTATATAGAAAAAGATTTTTTATCTTATGAAAATAGAAAATATTATGATATTTTGAAAGTTTATTACGGTAAAAATCAGGACTTAAGCTTTGAAGAATACTATTATGGGAAAACTGATATAAAAAATAAAAGTGATTTATTGAGGCAAAAATTATCCGTAGATGAGAAAAAGAACCAGGGATTTTTAAAAGAAATTAAGGAAAAATCTCAAGACGACCAAGCTATCAAAAAAATAACAGATAGGTTAAAAGCTATAGGAAAGGTAAAAGAAAGATGCGAATTCGAGAATTAA
- the tpx gene encoding thiol peroxidase — MPRKGKFGTVDITVLGDELKVGDKAPDFKADKMDLTEYHFYEEEGRKIKILSVVPSLDTDVCELQTKMFQKATEFFSDNIVVVTVSNDLPFAQQRFKKVKKTDKIKFVSDYNCRDFSSRYGTLIQELKLLNRSVFVLDKDNTIKYVQYLGQNTDLPEYEEAIKIAKSLDK, encoded by the coding sequence ATGCCAAGAAAAGGAAAATTCGGCACTGTAGATATCACAGTTCTCGGAGATGAATTAAAGGTTGGCGATAAGGCGCCAGATTTTAAGGCAGATAAGATGGACTTAACTGAATATCATTTTTATGAAGAAGAGGGAAGAAAAATAAAAATCTTGTCAGTCGTTCCATCCCTAGATACTGATGTATGCGAACTACAAACAAAAATGTTCCAAAAAGCAACTGAGTTTTTCTCAGATAATATTGTCGTTGTTACAGTCTCAAATGACCTACCTTTTGCCCAACAAAGGTTTAAGAAGGTTAAAAAAACCGATAAAATTAAATTTGTATCAGACTACAACTGCAGAGACTTCTCTAGCAGATACGGCACCCTAATCCAGGAATTAAAACTATTAAACCGTTCTGTTTTTGTACTAGATAAGGATAACACCATAAAATATGTCCAATACCTAGGTCAAAACACTGATCTTCCTGAATATGAAGAAGCAATCAAGATAGCAAAATCACTTGATAAATAA
- a CDS encoding bifunctional 5,10-methylenetetrahydrofolate dehydrogenase/5,10-methenyltetrahydrofolate cyclohydrolase, which translates to MELLNTKTLRKEIISRLQDYDFKNKIILLSKNPSEEVNHYKDVIIKRCQEFGITYIDKIFKEESQEEILDFLSSFDKEDGFIILAPFGDREDLTMLKENIGLKDLDSFTYKSLGKILDGDKNSLPATARAVVSFMDHEGVDYKGKRVVIANNTNIIGRPLAMYLAAKRASITIINSLTENPKDLIKNCDIFISAIGKAHFYDKTYFKDGQLLIDVGTSYKNGKIIGDIDSDSISDMDVKYLGSKNGIGSITTITLVEGLIY; encoded by the coding sequence ATGGAATTATTAAATACAAAAACTTTAAGAAAAGAAATAATATCTAGACTACAAGACTACGATTTTAAAAATAAGATAATTCTTCTAAGCAAAAACCCAAGCGAGGAAGTAAACCACTATAAGGATGTTATCATAAAAAGGTGTCAAGAGTTTGGAATTACTTATATTGATAAGATTTTTAAGGAAGAAAGTCAAGAGGAAATTCTAGATTTTTTATCATCTTTTGATAAGGAAGATGGATTTATAATTCTGGCGCCCTTTGGTGACAGGGAAGACTTGACTATGCTTAAAGAAAATATTGGCCTTAAGGATTTAGATTCTTTTACCTACAAAAGTCTAGGAAAAATCCTTGATGGGGATAAAAACTCACTTCCTGCAACAGCAAGGGCTGTAGTGAGCTTTATGGACCATGAGGGAGTTGACTATAAGGGTAAGAGAGTAGTTATAGCTAATAATACAAATATTATCGGTAGGCCACTTGCTATGTATTTAGCAGCTAAGAGGGCAAGTATTACTATTATCAATAGTCTTACAGAAAATCCTAAAGACCTTATAAAAAATTGCGATATTTTTATCTCAGCAATAGGAAAAGCTCATTTTTACGATAAGACTTACTTCAAAGATGGTCAGCTTCTTATTGATGTGGGAACTTCATACAAAAATGGTAAGATAATAGGAGATATTGATAGTGATTCAATATCAGATATGGACGTAAAATACCTAGGAAGTAAAAATGGGATTGGATCAATTACGACTATAACTTTAGTGGAAGGACTAATATATTAA
- a CDS encoding 50S ribosomal protein L25: MAKIVLQAEKREATGKNQVKKLRNKELIPGVIYAKNQENVNVQFTARDFEKVLRQAGTSTIITLDIEGEGKEVLIKEFASHAYKNQFLHVDFQAIDQNESIRVTVPVVLVNRDDMNEVTGVLVQNLESVEVECLPKYIPQTADVDVKEMAIGDNMTIADLDIASNENITILADEDEVVCSLQEVSEEEIVDEEAEAADAADVPTVGETEEDEEDAE; encoded by the coding sequence ATGGCTAAAATAGTTTTACAAGCAGAAAAAAGAGAAGCTACTGGTAAAAATCAAGTTAAAAAACTTAGAAATAAAGAACTTATCCCAGGAGTTATCTATGCTAAAAATCAAGAAAATGTAAATGTTCAATTTACAGCTAGAGATTTTGAAAAAGTACTTAGACAAGCTGGAACATCTACTATTATTACATTAGACATCGAAGGTGAAGGTAAGGAAGTTCTTATAAAGGAATTTGCTAGCCACGCATACAAAAACCAATTCTTACACGTTGATTTCCAAGCAATCGACCAAAACGAATCAATCAGAGTTACAGTTCCTGTTGTCCTAGTTAACAGAGATGATATGAACGAAGTTACAGGTGTACTTGTACAAAACCTTGAAAGCGTTGAAGTTGAATGTCTACCAAAATACATCCCACAAACAGCAGATGTTGATGTTAAGGAAATGGCAATTGGTGACAACATGACTATTGCAGATCTTGATATAGCATCAAACGAAAACATCACAATTCTTGCTGATGAAGATGAAGTAGTATGCTCACTACAAGAAGTTTCTGAAGAAGAAATCGTTGATGAAGAAGCTGAAGCAGCAGATGCAGCAGACGTACCAACAGTTGGCGAAACTGAAGAAGACGAAGAAGACGCTGAATAA
- the tmk gene encoding dTMP kinase, with the protein MNGKFIVFEGPDGSGKTTIIKKVKELLENKDYSISYYREPGGTDISEKIRSIIIDNDNHMMDAKTEALLFASSRAQLVAEKILPDLKAGKIVICDRFVMSSLLYQGLGRSLGVENVKSINDFATGGLKPDLTLFFNIDYKTALERKRANFSPDRLENEDFSFHKTIFDGYLKMADLYKDEIKKVDARKSIEDLTEDVINIIYQLLED; encoded by the coding sequence ATGAATGGAAAATTTATAGTTTTTGAAGGACCTGATGGATCCGGCAAAACCACAATAATAAAAAAAGTTAAAGAGCTACTAGAAAATAAAGATTACTCTATATCCTATTATAGGGAACCAGGTGGGACAGATATTTCTGAAAAGATTAGGTCTATTATTATAGACAATGATAACCACATGATGGATGCTAAGACTGAAGCCCTCTTATTTGCTTCATCAAGAGCTCAGCTTGTTGCAGAAAAAATCCTTCCAGACCTTAAGGCAGGAAAGATTGTCATTTGTGATAGGTTTGTAATGTCATCTCTCTTATACCAAGGCCTGGGAAGGTCACTTGGAGTAGAAAATGTGAAAAGTATAAATGACTTTGCAACAGGTGGACTAAAACCTGACCTTACTTTATTTTTTAATATAGACTACAAGACAGCCCTCGAAAGAAAAAGAGCAAATTTTTCTCCAGATAGGCTAGAAAATGAAGATTTTTCTTTCCATAAGACTATTTTTGATGGCTATTTGAAGATGGCAGATCTTTATAAGGATGAAATTAAGAAGGTCGATGCAAGAAAATCTATAGAAGATTTGACAGAAGATGTTATAAATATCATATATCAATTATTGGAGGACTAA
- the dnaG gene encoding DNA primase has protein sequence MRLISDDMINQIKENSDIVDIISEYVDLKKAGSSFKGLCPFHNEKTPSFTVDRKKQLFHCFGCGAGGDVVSFIMQKEGLSYPDSLKYLAQKAGINLVFNESPGMSEKRKRLYEINKDIMMYFYKNLLTNKAPQDYLLKRGLRSNIVNTFMLGFAKDSWDDLLNFARSNDIKEEDLLELGLIAKSKNGNFYDKYRNRLIFPIIDTYGRIIGFGGRAIDNTMPKYLNSPESEVFKKRYNLYGLNIFKKQSKRDLILVEGYMDVIALNNNGIDIAVASLGTAFTVDQAKLAKRYADNIYICYDSDSAGIKATKRAIEIFKEAEIGVNIIELGQGLDPDEYVKKYGKEAFEKKIDEALDEYNYAYEQILNGYSEANENEKLEKLNLFIGFLASIKQDLTREIFINKVSSLFDIDKQTLKGAISKYNNKHHQEKINKDNFTEPNIVIEEKKTDISAHELEILRLIFNQLEDYKVNADYFDKYLINPKALNFKDFLINKEVSKFDKADGDYRYMLDYVMDDKNPIVVSELKDKINLYERLKKRNNLRNKSINAKGRDNEQR, from the coding sequence ATGAGATTAATATCAGATGATATGATAAATCAAATAAAAGAAAATTCTGACATAGTAGATATAATTAGTGAATATGTCGATCTTAAAAAGGCAGGTTCGTCTTTTAAGGGCTTATGTCCATTTCATAATGAGAAGACCCCATCTTTTACAGTAGATAGGAAGAAACAATTATTCCACTGTTTCGGGTGCGGAGCAGGTGGTGACGTTGTTTCTTTTATAATGCAAAAAGAAGGTTTGTCTTACCCGGATAGTTTAAAATATCTTGCTCAAAAGGCTGGGATAAACTTAGTTTTCAATGAAAGTCCTGGAATGAGTGAAAAAAGAAAAAGACTTTATGAAATAAACAAAGACATAATGATGTATTTCTATAAGAATCTTTTGACAAATAAAGCTCCTCAAGATTATCTTCTTAAAAGAGGACTTAGAAGCAATATAGTAAATACTTTTATGCTTGGATTTGCCAAAGATAGTTGGGATGACTTATTAAATTTTGCTAGGTCAAATGATATAAAGGAAGAAGACCTTCTTGAACTTGGGCTAATTGCTAAGTCTAAAAATGGAAATTTTTATGACAAGTATAGGAATAGGTTAATTTTCCCAATAATTGATACCTATGGCAGGATAATTGGTTTTGGGGGTAGGGCTATTGATAATACTATGCCAAAATACCTAAATTCACCAGAATCAGAAGTTTTCAAAAAAAGATACAATCTATATGGACTTAATATTTTCAAAAAGCAAAGTAAAAGAGATTTAATCCTTGTTGAAGGCTATATGGATGTAATTGCCCTAAATAACAATGGAATTGATATAGCGGTTGCAAGCCTTGGTACTGCCTTTACAGTAGATCAAGCAAAACTTGCTAAAAGATATGCTGATAATATTTATATTTGTTATGATTCTGATTCGGCAGGTATAAAAGCTACAAAAAGAGCTATAGAAATATTTAAAGAAGCTGAAATTGGGGTAAATATAATTGAGCTTGGTCAAGGCCTTGATCCAGATGAGTATGTCAAAAAGTATGGCAAAGAAGCTTTTGAAAAGAAAATAGATGAGGCTCTTGATGAGTACAATTATGCTTATGAACAGATCTTAAATGGCTATTCTGAAGCAAATGAAAACGAAAAACTTGAAAAATTGAATTTATTTATTGGGTTCTTAGCTTCTATTAAACAAGATTTAACCAGAGAAATTTTTATAAATAAGGTTTCATCTTTGTTTGATATAGACAAACAAACTTTAAAAGGCGCCATTTCAAAGTATAATAACAAGCATCACCAAGAAAAAATAAATAAAGATAATTTTACCGAGCCAAATATAGTTATAGAAGAGAAAAAGACCGATATTAGTGCTCATGAACTTGAAATTTTAAGACTTATCTTTAATCAGCTTGAAGATTATAAAGTAAATGCAGATTATTTTGATAAGTATTTGATAAATCCGAAGGCTCTTAATTTTAAAGATTTTCTTATTAATAAAGAAGTAAGTAAATTTGATAAGGCCGATGGAGATTATAGATACATGCTAGACTACGTCATGGATGATAAAAATCCAATAGTGGTTAGCGAATTAAAGGATAAGATTAACCTATATGAAAGACTTAAAAAGAGAAATAATCTCAGAAATAAGTCTATAAATGCTAAGGGGAGAGATAATGAACAGCGATGA
- a CDS encoding C40 family peptidase, translating into MSKKNIGAALSVIAASAAVATAYATTVTDLENDKHTNSLITEENKEVDSSYSFVKSDYTKEVKNTKIAGKARDSKKASQEIKKDIIIEKTAKTLVETQIVNAEKKAEANEDENEVVVYDDKNLDEIIEEKAQAEVKDVVVYDNQNIDEVAKEQVATYKENTEVAPLAEEKVASAKVEDPVVSDKFVNTASLNIRASKDASTSDNIVRTIKAGDKLVGHVEGNWFVTNEGYVSLDYLANYYPQDLVNKVNAEEEARRAQEAKAAEEARLAEEARRAQEAKQAEEARKAEEARKAQEAQKQQVKQTVQQVEKVVQEQAVNTQAPAGQGAQGAVNVASQFVGYSYVWGSANPSVGFDCSGLTSYAYKQVGVNLPHSSQAQFNNGYAVDTNNLKPGDLVFFSFGGGSIDHVGMITSSDGSFIHASTPQTGVRYDNIFNGSYQTAFRGARRIY; encoded by the coding sequence ATGAGTAAGAAAAATATAGGAGCAGCATTATCGGTTATAGCTGCATCAGCGGCTGTTGCTACAGCATATGCTACTACTGTAACAGATTTAGAAAATGATAAACATACTAATTCATTAATTACTGAAGAAAACAAGGAAGTTGATTCTTCTTATTCTTTCGTTAAGTCTGATTATACAAAAGAAGTTAAAAATACAAAGATCGCAGGCAAGGCAAGAGATTCTAAAAAAGCTAGCCAAGAGATCAAAAAAGATATTATTATAGAAAAAACAGCCAAGACTCTAGTTGAGACACAAATTGTAAATGCTGAGAAAAAAGCAGAAGCAAATGAAGATGAAAATGAAGTAGTTGTCTATGATGACAAAAACTTAGATGAAATCATCGAAGAAAAAGCTCAAGCCGAAGTTAAGGATGTAGTTGTATACGATAATCAAAACATAGATGAAGTTGCTAAAGAACAAGTTGCTACATATAAAGAAAATACAGAAGTAGCTCCATTAGCAGAAGAAAAAGTTGCATCTGCAAAGGTTGAAGATCCTGTAGTTTCTGATAAATTCGTAAATACTGCAAGTTTAAATATTAGAGCATCTAAGGATGCATCAACTTCAGATAACATAGTAAGAACTATCAAAGCTGGAGATAAGTTAGTTGGCCATGTTGAAGGAAACTGGTTTGTAACAAATGAAGGTTATGTAAGCCTTGATTATCTAGCAAACTATTATCCACAAGACTTAGTTAACAAAGTAAACGCTGAAGAAGAGGCTAGAAGAGCTCAAGAAGCAAAGGCAGCAGAAGAAGCAAGACTAGCTGAAGAAGCTAGAAGAGCTCAGGAAGCTAAGCAAGCAGAAGAAGCAAGAAAAGCTGAAGAAGCAAGAAAGGCTCAAGAAGCTCAAAAGCAACAAGTTAAACAAACTGTTCAACAAGTAGAAAAAGTTGTTCAAGAACAAGCGGTAAATACACAAGCACCTGCCGGTCAAGGTGCCCAAGGTGCTGTAAATGTTGCTAGCCAATTTGTTGGTTATTCATATGTTTGGGGTTCAGCAAACCCAAGTGTTGGTTTTGACTGTTCAGGTCTTACATCTTATGCTTACAAGCAAGTAGGCGTAAACCTTCCACACAGCTCTCAAGCTCAATTTAATAATGGTTATGCTGTTGATACCAACAATCTAAAACCAGGAGACCTTGTATTCTTCTCATTTGGTGGTGGCTCAATCGACCACGTAGGTATGATAACAAGTTCTGATGGATCTTTCATCCATGCATCTACACCTCAAACAGGTGTCAGATATGACAACATATTTAATGGATCATACCAAACAGCTTTCAGAGGCGCTAGAAGAATATACTAA
- the rpoD gene encoding RNA polymerase sigma factor RpoD encodes MNSDDSKLLEDDVLDEIIEEFESISESQDGMITYSQIFNFDDFRDIDKESQKLILAKITASGIEIVEKSETELDQEEEVEDDIEEEEQEDEIDEQELEKEIDKSVDNLAGIKLDDPVKMYLKEIGKVDLLTATEEIILARRMEAGEIAHKSMHGYKFNKQNKNKLANDVFFGDLARVLENANKSLQNKENLSDETIKDLDGLVNMGSLFKQVMEDDLDKDQLEQLNAKIIICNIAQNSIDDGLSRKDANILCDLFDSFDHMLKIIENDEVVSMVYSSFNDLLKKAANKDAIKTNDQMIIDNLLKTSEFAAEIKNKKVISDDEAAYLAYIIEQRNMSLKMLNKEEFTDEELNKLKIDIIKSQRAKEKLAETNLRLVVSIAKKYVGRGMSFLDLIQEGNMGLMKAVDKYDYNRGFKFSTYATWWIRQAITRAIADQARTIRIPVHMVETINKLVRIQRQLVQDLGRDPSNEEIADIMGIEVEKVSEIRKIAQEPVSLETPIGEEEDSHLGDFIEDDTAIDPGEAANYTMLREQLNDVLSCLGAREKRVLQLRFGLIDGTPRTLEEVGKEFDVTRERIRQIEAKALRKLKSPNKSELLKDFL; translated from the coding sequence ATGAACAGCGATGATAGTAAATTGCTCGAAGATGATGTTCTAGACGAAATCATTGAAGAGTTTGAGTCCATAAGTGAAAGTCAAGATGGGATGATCACTTATAGTCAAATTTTTAATTTTGATGATTTTAGGGACATCGACAAGGAAAGTCAAAAGCTAATTCTTGCTAAGATCACTGCTTCAGGTATAGAAATTGTTGAAAAATCTGAAACAGAACTTGATCAAGAGGAAGAAGTCGAAGACGATATTGAAGAAGAAGAGCAAGAAGACGAAATTGACGAACAAGAGTTGGAAAAAGAAATAGATAAGTCTGTCGATAATCTAGCTGGCATTAAGCTTGATGATCCAGTTAAAATGTACCTTAAAGAAATAGGTAAGGTCGACTTACTTACAGCTACTGAAGAAATTATCCTAGCTAGACGTATGGAAGCTGGAGAAATAGCCCATAAGTCTATGCATGGATATAAATTTAATAAGCAAAATAAAAATAAACTTGCAAATGACGTGTTTTTCGGTGACTTAGCAAGGGTTTTGGAAAATGCAAATAAGTCTTTACAAAATAAAGAAAATTTAAGTGATGAAACCATAAAAGATCTGGATGGGCTTGTTAATATGGGGTCCTTATTTAAACAAGTAATGGAAGATGATCTTGACAAGGACCAGTTAGAACAACTAAATGCAAAGATAATTATTTGCAATATTGCTCAGAATTCAATAGACGATGGCCTATCAAGGAAAGATGCAAACATTCTTTGCGACCTTTTCGATTCCTTTGACCACATGCTTAAAATAATCGAAAATGACGAAGTTGTTAGCATGGTTTATTCATCTTTTAATGATCTACTAAAGAAGGCTGCCAATAAGGATGCAATAAAGACAAATGATCAGATGATTATTGATAATCTTTTAAAAACATCAGAATTTGCAGCGGAAATTAAGAATAAAAAGGTCATATCCGATGATGAAGCTGCCTACCTAGCTTATATAATTGAACAGAGAAATATGTCTTTAAAGATGTTAAATAAGGAAGAATTTACAGACGAAGAGCTTAATAAACTTAAGATAGATATAATAAAATCACAAAGGGCTAAGGAAAAGCTTGCTGAAACTAACCTCAGGCTTGTAGTTTCTATTGCAAAAAAATATGTTGGACGTGGCATGAGCTTTCTAGACCTAATCCAAGAAGGAAATATGGGGTTAATGAAGGCTGTTGATAAATATGATTACAACAGAGGATTTAAGTTTTCAACCTATGCTACTTGGTGGATTAGGCAGGCTATAACCCGTGCTATTGCTGACCAGGCAAGGACAATTAGGATTCCTGTTCATATGGTAGAAACAATTAATAAACTTGTCAGAATTCAAAGACAGCTCGTTCAAGATCTAGGACGTGACCCGTCCAATGAAGAAATTGCAGACATAATGGGTATCGAAGTTGAAAAGGTATCTGAAATTAGGAAAATTGCTCAAGAACCAGTAAGTCTTGAAACACCAATCGGTGAAGAAGAAGACAGCCATCTGGGAGATTTTATAGAAGATGATACAGCTATAGATCCAGGCGAGGCTGCTAACTATACAATGTTAAGAGAGCAATTAAACGATGTTTTATCTTGCCTTGGAGCTAGGGAAAAGCGTGTTCTACAATTAAGATTTGGACTAATAGACGGCACTCCACGTACCTTAGAAGAGGTAGGCAAGGAATTTGATGTAACTAGGGAGAGAATTAGGCAAATTGAGGCTAAGGCCCTAAGGAAACTAAAATCTCCAAATAAAAGTGAATTATTGAAAGATTTTTTATAA
- a CDS encoding cyclic-di-AMP receptor, with amino-acid sequence MKLLVAIVQDADVNFLIDALTEKGYRITKLSTTGGFLKKGNTTLLIGVEEAKLDEALGVIEKNCKKRNTTTTIINPTGESSLISSTVPIEISVGGATIFIIDVEQYIQL; translated from the coding sequence ATGAAATTATTGGTAGCTATAGTACAAGATGCAGATGTTAATTTTTTAATTGATGCCTTAACAGAAAAAGGATACAGGATAACAAAATTATCTACCACAGGTGGTTTTCTTAAAAAAGGCAACACAACACTACTAATAGGTGTGGAAGAAGCAAAACTTGATGAAGCCCTAGGAGTAATTGAGAAAAACTGCAAGAAGAGAAATACAACTACCACAATTATAAATCCAACAGGCGAAAGTTCACTTATTAGCTCAACTGTGCCAATAGAAATAAGTGTTGGCGGAGCAACCATATTTATAATTGATGTTGAACAATATATACAACTATGA
- a CDS encoding Nif3-like dinuclear metal center hexameric protein — translation MRIRELINKLEEKYPFELQEEWDNSGLQIGNPDVELKGVVVSLDLEEGAIDYALEDKKANLIITHHPYLFNPTKSIDFRDSFYNRLKKCIKNDITVYAFHTNLDIAEGGVNDNLAHILGLRDIKSLENGKELGLGRYGYIDKQSANKFLKEVKEKLEASGLVVYGNCDKMIEKVALCGGAGSFLIEDAINQACDLIVTGDVKYHEAMDLSNKGIIIADVGHFASENHIIYKLLDEIEEITGKEVYNFSKTDRFRHFI, via the coding sequence ATGCGAATTCGAGAATTAATAAATAAATTAGAAGAAAAATATCCCTTTGAACTACAAGAAGAATGGGATAATTCTGGACTACAGATAGGAAACCCAGATGTTGAATTAAAGGGAGTCGTTGTATCCTTAGACTTGGAAGAAGGAGCGATAGATTATGCCCTTGAAGATAAGAAAGCAAATCTAATTATCACCCACCATCCATATTTATTTAATCCTACAAAGTCTATAGATTTTAGGGATAGTTTTTATAACAGGCTTAAAAAGTGCATCAAAAATGACATTACGGTTTATGCCTTCCATACAAATTTAGACATAGCAGAAGGTGGGGTAAATGACAATCTTGCCCACATTTTAGGTCTTAGGGATATAAAGAGCCTAGAAAATGGCAAAGAACTTGGCCTAGGAAGGTATGGTTATATTGATAAACAGTCTGCTAATAAATTTCTTAAAGAAGTAAAAGAAAAACTAGAAGCAAGTGGCCTTGTTGTCTACGGAAATTGTGACAAAATGATTGAAAAAGTTGCACTTTGTGGAGGGGCTGGATCTTTTCTTATAGAAGACGCTATTAATCAAGCTTGTGACTTAATAGTGACAGGAGATGTAAAATATCATGAAGCTATGGATTTGTCAAATAAGGGGATAATAATCGCTGATGTGGGACATTTCGCAAGTGAAAACCATATTATATATAAATTACTAGATGAAATAGAAGAAATTACTGGAAAAGAAGTTTATAATTTTTCAAAAACAGATAGATTCAGACATTTTATTTAA